From the genome of Blautia pseudococcoides, one region includes:
- a CDS encoding 3'-5' exonuclease, which yields MEKEKATKKTSLFYWRSLRTVQEIQEELAACEQLIVYDLETTGFNPLSSRIIELAAIKLSQRNVVFHEEARLHRYFRLPKDIPLPDETVKLTGITREQLEAERTEEECLEDVLHFFRDTPIAGYNSINFDDLVLWTAHCSK from the coding sequence ATGGAGAAAGAAAAAGCGACAAAGAAGACATCTCTATTTTATTGGAGAAGCCTTCGTACAGTACAGGAAATTCAAGAAGAACTGGCAGCCTGTGAGCAGCTTATTGTTTATGACCTGGAGACTACCGGATTCAATCCGCTGAGCAGCAGGATCATTGAGCTGGCGGCAATCAAACTCAGCCAGAGGAACGTCGTATTCCATGAAGAGGCCCGATTACATCGGTATTTTCGGCTGCCAAAAGATATCCCCCTGCCGGATGAAACGGTCAAGCTGACTGGAATTACAAGAGAACAGTTGGAAGCAGAGCGGACAGAAGAGGAGTGCCTGGAAGACGTGCTTCATTTTTTCAGGGATACACCAATCGCTGGGTATAACAGTATAAATTTCGATGATTTGGTTCTCTGGACAGCACACTGCTCCAAGTGA
- a CDS encoding class I SAM-dependent methyltransferase, translating to MKITHKILSKFYDLIDVFYFTSKGDNPRTAILNIIPNKNVKVLDMCCGTMSNGIRIAKKRKRAKVIGIDLSSNMLNIAKDKIRKDKVKNASIHKCDATNTEFENEKFDYVIIALVLHEIKMELANAMLKEAYRLLKNDGELIVLEWEKSSSIIKSIKFAPIKILEPKPFTSFFALDKKEYFSDNQFEIIQKYHCDYSCVYEMKKRVQ from the coding sequence TTGAAAATTACACATAAAATATTGTCAAAATTCTATGATTTAATAGATGTGTTTTATTTTACATCAAAAGGGGATAATCCTCGAACAGCTATTTTGAACATAATACCAAACAAGAATGTGAAAGTTTTAGATATGTGTTGTGGAACTATGTCAAACGGTATCAGAATAGCAAAGAAAAGAAAAAGGGCTAAGGTTATAGGCATTGACCTTTCTTCCAATATGCTTAATATAGCTAAAGATAAAATAAGAAAGGACAAGGTAAAAAATGCAAGTATCCACAAATGCGATGCGACAAACACTGAATTCGAAAATGAAAAATTTGATTATGTCATAATTGCATTGGTACTTCATGAAATTAAAATGGAACTTGCAAACGCAATGCTAAAGGAAGCGTATAGACTTCTAAAAAACGATGGTGAACTCATTGTTCTTGAATGGGAAAAATCAAGTAGCATTATTAAAAGCATTAAATTTGCACCGATAAAAATACTGGAACCGAAGCCCTTTACAAGTTTTTTTGCATTGGATAAGAAGGAATATTTTTCTGACAATCAATTTGAAATCATACAAAAATATCATTGTGATTATAGTTGTGTATATGAGATGAAAAAGCGGGTGCAGTAA
- a CDS encoding alpha/beta fold hydrolase, with protein MYIDEQKKIMINGVQQFVSIRAEVKDAPLLLYLHGGPGDAALPLVMKYNRELEKHFTVVIWEQRGAGKSYYKFDGEITINIFLQDLHTLIKYLLARFHQNALFLAGHSWGSVLGLSFIQAHPELVHTYIGCGQVVNMKKSSKIAYDYALMHADKKDLKRLEKIDCSYSSEKWLDDLLFVTRQVVKHKGSLYGQTNYNDLVKPFLFSKYYTIPDLIRRQKGSLQAIQYLWQELMEINFESQTKYEVPIIFVEGRYDSHVSSALAKSYFDQLETEKQFFWFEKSCHFPQWSESERFNKLMVELLL; from the coding sequence ATGTATATTGACGAACAGAAAAAAATTATGATAAATGGCGTGCAGCAATTTGTTTCCATACGCGCAGAAGTTAAGGATGCCCCTTTGCTTCTTTATCTTCACGGAGGGCCAGGGGATGCAGCGCTTCCACTGGTCATGAAGTATAACAGGGAATTAGAAAAGCATTTTACGGTTGTAATCTGGGAACAGCGTGGAGCAGGAAAGTCTTATTATAAATTTGACGGTGAGATAACCATAAATATTTTCCTGCAAGACCTTCATACCCTCATAAAATATCTGCTGGCACGATTTCATCAAAACGCTTTATTCCTGGCAGGTCATTCATGGGGAAGTGTCCTGGGACTTTCTTTTATTCAAGCTCACCCTGAACTGGTGCACACTTATATCGGCTGCGGGCAGGTTGTGAATATGAAGAAATCTTCTAAAATTGCCTACGATTATGCACTTATGCATGCTGACAAAAAAGATTTGAAACGGTTAGAAAAAATTGACTGTTCCTATTCTTCTGAAAAATGGTTAGACGATTTGCTTTTCGTCACAAGACAGGTTGTGAAGCACAAGGGTTCTCTCTATGGACAAACGAATTATAATGATTTGGTCAAGCCCTTTTTGTTTTCAAAATACTATACGATTCCTGATCTGATCAGGAGACAGAAGGGCAGTTTACAGGCAATCCAATACTTATGGCAGGAGTTGATGGAAATCAATTTTGAAAGCCAGACGAAGTATGAGGTTCCTATCATATTTGTTGAAGGACGGTATGACAGCCATGTATCATCAGCCCTTGCAAAAAGTTATTTTGACCAGTTAGAAACAGAAAAACAGTTCTTTTGGTTTGAAAAATCCTGTCATTTTCCACAATGGAGTGAGAGTGAACGATTTAACAAACTCATGGTCGAGTTGCTTTTATAG
- a CDS encoding MBL fold metallo-hydrolase — MKVHQIKVDFLVTEQIKRYVYVYIIEGKRCYLIDSGTYGSEGIIEDYLQSIGRSVSDIRGIFLTHAHPDHIGAAAYFQNKTKCKIYASAGERRWIENLDLQFEERPIPNFYHLAGKSSVVDCVVADGDCIDLGEDFTVQVLGTPGHSADEISYIIGGSAFIGDTVPVSGDIPIYVDKKGTLESLRRLEELSVAHTFYPAWDKTYTREELRVKIVGARNIIGMLEAATAAVRKEMPGENLERIAPLVCEKVNMPQLMQNPLFKMTIKGHLESCQE, encoded by the coding sequence GTGAAAGTTCACCAGATAAAGGTTGATTTTCTCGTTACAGAGCAGATTAAGCGGTATGTTTATGTATATATAATAGAAGGGAAGAGATGCTATCTGATTGATTCCGGGACTTATGGGAGCGAAGGAATCATTGAAGATTACTTACAGTCTATCGGGAGAAGTGTTTCTGATATCAGAGGTATCTTTCTGACACATGCACATCCGGATCATATTGGGGCAGCCGCATATTTTCAGAATAAAACAAAATGTAAGATTTACGCCAGCGCAGGGGAAAGACGCTGGATTGAAAATTTAGATCTGCAGTTTGAGGAAAGGCCGATTCCGAATTTTTATCATCTTGCCGGAAAATCATCCGTAGTGGACTGTGTAGTGGCGGATGGGGACTGCATTGATTTAGGGGAAGATTTTACAGTACAGGTTCTTGGCACACCAGGGCACTCAGCAGATGAGATTTCCTATATCATTGGCGGATCTGCATTTATTGGTGACACAGTTCCAGTATCCGGGGATATTCCCATCTATGTGGATAAAAAAGGCACTTTGGAAAGTTTACGGAGATTAGAAGAATTATCAGTGGCACATACGTTTTACCCGGCCTGGGACAAAACATATACCAGGGAAGAATTGCGGGTAAAAATCGTTGGGGCCAGAAACATAATCGGAATGCTGGAGGCTGCCACCGCAGCCGTAAGGAAAGAAATGCCAGGAGAAAATCTGGAACGGATTGCACCTCTGGTATGTGAAAAAGTTAATATGCCACAGCTGATGCAGAATCCGCTGTTTAAGATGACAATTAAAGGCCACTTGGAATCCTGCCAGGAATAA
- a CDS encoding DUF1330 domain-containing protein yields MSYYFMVDTYISEEGFGEYNDYIARVRPIVEQYGGRYLVRTNTVVSLNDGRCPQRSIVIEFPDKTALERCFSSTEYKAIMMKRVNSVDSRAIIVPGIEEEIGQ; encoded by the coding sequence ATGTCTTATTATTTTATGGTGGATACTTATATATCAGAAGAAGGTTTTGGAGAGTATAATGATTATATTGCCCGGGTTAGACCTATTGTAGAGCAGTACGGAGGGAGGTATCTTGTCCGTACCAATACCGTGGTAAGCCTGAACGATGGAAGATGCCCGCAGAGAAGCATTGTTATCGAGTTTCCGGATAAGACAGCACTGGAACGTTGCTTTTCTTCCACAGAATACAAGGCGATTATGATGAAACGGGTTAACAGTGTTGACAGCAGGGCAATTATCGTGCCGGGAATAGAGGAGGAGATAGGGCAGTGA
- a CDS encoding ATP-binding cassette domain-containing protein, producing MNIIEVKNLEYAYENKKKVLRNINAKMEQGKMYAILGPSGCGKTTLLSLLGGLDSPVSGQVLYQGEDIGKTGLAQHRRRNVAFIFQSYNLIDYLTPMENVALASKRPPLPVLEQLGLTKKEAKRNVMKLSGGQQQRVAIARALASDAKIILGDEPTGNLDEETAAEIISILKETAHSIGKCVIIVTHSNELARQADVVMRLQKGDLQTSNEACKIT from the coding sequence ATGAACATCATAGAAGTGAAAAATCTGGAATATGCATATGAGAACAAAAAGAAGGTGCTGCGGAACATCAATGCAAAGATGGAGCAGGGAAAAATGTACGCTATCCTTGGCCCTTCAGGATGCGGCAAGACCACGCTGCTATCTCTGCTGGGTGGTCTGGACAGCCCGGTAAGCGGCCAGGTACTGTATCAGGGGGAGGACATTGGGAAGACGGGTCTTGCACAACACCGCCGCAGAAATGTGGCGTTCATTTTCCAGAGTTACAATCTGATCGATTATTTAACGCCTATGGAGAACGTGGCTCTGGCTTCAAAACGCCCGCCTCTTCCTGTCTTGGAGCAGCTGGGTCTCACAAAGAAGGAGGCGAAGCGGAATGTTATGAAGCTCTCGGGGGGCCAGCAGCAGCGTGTGGCAATTGCCCGCGCCCTGGCAAGCGACGCAAAGATCATCCTTGGGGATGAACCTACTGGAAATCTGGATGAGGAAACCGCAGCCGAGATTATTTCAATATTAAAAGAGACGGCGCATAGTATAGGAAAATGTGTGATTATCGTAACACATTCCAACGAGTTAGCCAGACAAGCGGATGTTGTAATGCGTTTGCAGAAAGGCGATTTGCAGACTTCAAATGAAGCTTGCAAGATCACCTGA
- a CDS encoding ABC transporter permease produces MENIVSEIQKLDLDWDCFKLTVDNSGYEAVASSLTAMQSMITGLITGIGVVSVGILALILHMRVKQRIHETGILVSAGVSKGGIILQYIAETLLISVAGFGLSYFSSSMIAQGTSDFLFDQIAEEQPVIELEAPDDGSEFLDITGKYIPYDTSDMVTPQDIEVRVTGFHLLLVYLLGGCIAVLAVTLASQSVLKMKPKNILTQMN; encoded by the coding sequence ATGGAAAATATTGTGTCGGAGATTCAAAAGCTGGACCTTGACTGGGACTGCTTCAAGCTGACAGTTGATAATTCTGGGTACGAAGCAGTCGCTTCTTCTTTGACAGCGATGCAGAGCATGATTACAGGACTTATTACCGGGATTGGCGTTGTGAGTGTTGGAATTTTGGCACTGATACTCCATATGAGGGTAAAGCAGAGGATTCATGAAACCGGCATCCTGGTTTCTGCTGGCGTAAGCAAAGGCGGGATTATTCTGCAGTACATTGCTGAGACATTGCTGATATCTGTGGCGGGGTTTGGCCTGTCATACTTTTCAAGCAGTATGATTGCACAGGGGACAAGTGATTTCCTTTTTGACCAGATTGCAGAAGAACAGCCGGTTATAGAATTAGAAGCACCTGATGATGGGTCGGAATTTCTGGATATTACAGGGAAATATATCCCTTATGACACGTCTGATATGGTGACGCCGCAAGACATTGAAGTCCGGGTGACAGGATTTCACCTGCTTCTGGTTTATCTGCTGGGAGGGTGTATTGCTGTCCTTGCGGTTACTCTGGCATCCCAATCGGTATTAAAAATGAAGCCTAAAAATATTTTAACACAGATGAACTGA
- a CDS encoding ABC transporter permease, producing MDILKRAFLFNIHKKGKSLTLFLLFSILTSFLTISFSVLSATRAAAVRLRETIGASFTLMGNPVDFDRTDGKQDSISLIPIPQGMIDAISDNAGIKGYNAQQSALVYAKGFVFPSGMPYGTISANTETVWNQNFTNGTLTLAEGHHITGKECDTALISRELAKENDLAIGDFLPLTSAVEESSSHAVALQIAGIYESDADMEFDAGTIFTGHDVYWELTGREADTYTGRTDFFVTDPAGLDAIIAQVRQDSSIQWENYFLQADGAEYEAIAHQLSSMGRLMGILIALTATVSAIVLLLLLVMRIRDRKHEAGVFLAVGISKGKVILQFMAEAAGILIPAILISCPLAYAAAMQIGAVLQDKIGIISLYVPVGRLLLQYAIELILVLGGVVAAASPILQLQPKNILYKMS from the coding sequence TTGGACATCCTGAAACGGGCTTTCCTTTTTAATATACATAAAAAAGGGAAAAGCCTGACCCTGTTTTTACTTTTTTCGATTCTCACCTCGTTCCTTACAATCAGCTTTTCTGTATTGTCTGCCACCCGGGCAGCGGCGGTCAGGCTGCGGGAAACGATAGGGGCATCTTTTACTCTGATGGGGAATCCAGTTGATTTTGACCGTACTGACGGGAAACAGGACAGCATTTCATTAATCCCAATACCCCAAGGGATGATTGATGCTATATCTGACAATGCCGGTATAAAAGGCTATAATGCCCAGCAATCGGCGTTGGTTTATGCCAAAGGCTTTGTTTTTCCATCTGGTATGCCATATGGAACCATATCTGCGAATACGGAAACCGTTTGGAACCAAAATTTTACAAACGGAACACTGACCCTTGCAGAAGGACATCACATCACCGGTAAAGAGTGTGATACTGCTCTGATCAGCAGGGAACTAGCCAAAGAAAATGATTTAGCGATTGGCGATTTTTTACCACTTACCTCAGCAGTAGAAGAATCCAGCTCTCATGCTGTGGCTTTACAAATTGCCGGTATCTATGAAAGCGACGCGGATATGGAATTTGATGCCGGCACCATCTTTACCGGACATGATGTGTATTGGGAATTGACAGGGAGAGAGGCAGATACTTACACTGGCAGGACTGATTTTTTTGTTACTGACCCGGCAGGGCTTGATGCTATCATCGCACAAGTCAGACAGGATTCCTCCATTCAGTGGGAGAATTATTTCCTTCAGGCAGATGGGGCAGAGTACGAGGCCATAGCACATCAGCTTTCATCTATGGGGCGTCTTATGGGAATCCTGATTGCTTTGACAGCTACCGTCAGTGCAATCGTCCTGTTGCTGCTTCTGGTAATGCGGATCAGGGACCGGAAACATGAGGCTGGCGTATTCCTTGCGGTTGGGATATCAAAGGGAAAAGTCATCCTGCAGTTCATGGCGGAGGCAGCCGGTATCCTTATCCCGGCAATTCTCATTTCCTGCCCCTTGGCCTATGCGGCGGCAATGCAGATTGGCGCTGTTCTGCAGGACAAAATTGGGATAATCAGCTTATATGTTCCGGTCGGAAGGCTCCTGCTGCAATATGCCATTGAGCTTATCCTTGTCCTTGGGGGAGTGGTTGCGGCAGCCAGCCCCATTCTTCAATTGCAGCCAAAAAATATTTTATATAAAATGAGTTAA
- a CDS encoding sensor histidine kinase gives MPKAYDHQKKKDLEADVSVLAREITDAAPEERLSIVTDFASKWNANITVEYDALSYEVNLLGEEINPAPTKDGRVDTTIRFRKDNHDSQISLVNNIKGGADFFQAAQSFSDGKGHIDTVVSRQQIEDAVSTVLMILPFTAMICTVISVFFAIFYSKMYTNPIRKICSATEEMRQLKPQAHFMNVTQDEIGMLADNVNGLYRDLLTTIHELEREIKNVEEAEIQKTDFLRAASHELKTPVTAVNAMLENMLMGVGKYKDRDTYLARCKGLMEQLADMIRDILDTLKIGFAGVQECSKMDLADTLLTVMEPYLVIAKTRGVEFDIRLENSFVLQMPREMFKKALSNILANAVSYTRQGGMIYIYIEKQTLVIENECTPISPEHLSHIFEPFYRTDFGRNRTNGGNGLGLYIVAAILKSMDVEYRFTPSEMINGMSFQILLNQKGIP, from the coding sequence ATGCCAAAGGCCTATGACCATCAGAAGAAAAAGGATCTGGAAGCAGATGTTTCTGTTCTGGCCCGGGAAATTACAGATGCCGCCCCGGAGGAAAGGCTTTCTATTGTGACGGATTTTGCAAGTAAGTGGAATGCAAATATTACAGTAGAATATGATGCGCTCTCTTATGAGGTGAATTTGCTAGGTGAGGAAATCAATCCGGCGCCCACTAAGGATGGCAGGGTGGATACAACAATCCGGTTTCGTAAGGATAACCATGACTCGCAAATTTCCCTGGTTAATAATATAAAAGGCGGGGCTGATTTTTTCCAGGCTGCACAAAGTTTCTCAGATGGTAAAGGGCACATTGACACAGTTGTGTCCCGCCAGCAGATTGAGGATGCTGTCAGTACTGTATTGATGATACTTCCATTTACCGCAATGATCTGTACTGTCATTTCTGTTTTCTTTGCCATCTTTTATTCCAAAATGTATACAAATCCCATCCGGAAGATTTGCAGTGCTACGGAAGAGATGCGGCAGCTGAAACCGCAGGCTCATTTCATGAATGTAACACAGGATGAGATTGGCATGCTGGCAGACAATGTAAACGGGTTATACCGGGATCTGCTGACGACCATTCACGAATTGGAGAGAGAAATTAAAAATGTGGAAGAAGCAGAAATTCAGAAGACAGATTTTCTACGGGCCGCATCCCATGAATTGAAAACACCAGTCACCGCCGTCAACGCCATGCTGGAAAATATGCTGATGGGAGTTGGTAAGTATAAAGACCGTGACACTTATCTTGCCAGATGCAAGGGACTGATGGAACAGCTTGCGGATATGATCAGAGACATCCTGGATACCTTAAAAATTGGATTTGCCGGTGTACAGGAGTGTTCTAAAATGGATTTGGCAGATACGCTGCTGACTGTCATGGAGCCATATCTGGTCATAGCAAAGACAAGAGGAGTGGAGTTTGATATCCGTCTGGAGAACTCATTTGTTTTGCAGATGCCCAGGGAGATGTTTAAAAAAGCACTTTCTAACATTTTGGCAAATGCCGTCTCCTATACCAGACAGGGAGGCATGATTTACATTTATATAGAGAAACAAACACTCGTAATAGAAAATGAGTGTACCCCAATATCGCCAGAACATCTTTCCCACATTTTTGAGCCATTTTACAGAACAGACTTTGGACGTAACAGGACAAACGGCGGCAATGGCTTAGGTTTATATATTGTTGCTGCCATTTTAAAGTCCATGGATGTTGAATACAGATTTACGCCATCTGAAATGATAAACGGAATGAGTTTTCAAATATTATTAAACCAAAAGGGCATTCCGTAA